A window of Daucus carota subsp. sativus chromosome 2, DH1 v3.0, whole genome shotgun sequence genomic DNA:
ATCTTGATTACGGAGCTTGTGATGAAGTAGTGAAGGCGAACATGATAGATATGGGGCAGTACCAATATATTCATTCCGAAACATCTCCAATAAAGCTTCATTTAACTTGGGCTGCAAAATTATATCAAGAAAATCAAAAGTTAATTGTACAATCAACTTAGACAGATCAGTTTTCCTGGTAAATAACTGATATAACCATAACTATAGTAATGACTTCGTCAACATTAACTAAGCCAATGACCAATCAAGCATATTGCTTATTCATGCGATCAATGTAAAACATTGTAAATTAACTCAAAAGAACTTTACTGTTGACAAAATTAAAATGTATAGACACATACTAGATCCATGTAAATCAACATCATAATATAGGAAAACGTAAGGTGCCAGAGCTTAAAATTCAGCAATTAGACTCCTAAGATCACAATACTTTCATGGGGTCATGTTCAAAAGAGAACCGTTAGAGAGAGAActcatagaacccttaccttatttgtGGTATTAGTTagagttctgcagcagaacttcacatacaaaaaatgttaatatctatgttttatgttttaaaattatttttaaacacacacaacgatgaaaaaacatgaaaaaaacacgtatttagatttagatactaaaaatctatttaaaatttaggattctggtgtagaaccttagtggttctagatttagatcctaaaaatctatttaaaatttaggattcagcagtagaaccttagtggttccatggttctattttaagcactagttctctcttgagcgcgaccctactTTCATGTAGTACATTTAGACACCACCCAATAAAATCATAAACGTATAAACCTATGGATAATTAATTGACTGAGGATTTGTTGCCACTTGGAATGTGAGATTGGTTTTACAGCTTCTGACCAACCAAATGGCATAATATCCTCCTCAGATTCAACTTACAAATATGACCCATAAAAGCTTTGATTGTGTTCACCAGGAGACATTCCTGTGGTAAGTCTTTGAGTGAATTCCCCACTTtaatggcatatatatatacacacacacacacacacacacaagacTATGAGTTTTTGCTGCAACTCATGTGCTCAGCTACAACATTGCACTCTCAATATTCACCCTTGAACAGAGGAACAATTCAGCAATCAATAATTACACGTCTCCCAAAGAACTCCAAAGCCTACCCAGGCAACACTTGTTAGTTGCGACTATAAAAAAGGTCATCGGATAAAAAGGACTATGTGAATTTTAATTACCCCTCACTGGGAACACAAAGAAACATCTCTCCTTGACCGCAAAGACTATTATAATTAAGACAGCTGTTAATAAGATTATTGTACAGTAAATTAAAGATGTAAAAGAATTTTGAAACTCATTCTAGGTATACACCTGTACTAGAGATCTAATGCCTTGAACATCTTTCATTAGAGAAACTAACTGAGATGCATTGCAGTCAATATCGAATTACTTCCATAAACGGAAACACAAGCAGGAAAACATAACTAAGTAAGAAGAGATCAATCATTTAGGCAGTGATGACTAGCTCATACAAACTTAAATGACGGAAGAAAGTAGATGAAGATTATAAATGCAGTAACATCATACTCCATATAGCATGATAAAGATCTAAAACTCATGCTAGGAAAGCAGGGACCTTTACAAAGAACCTCAGTCATCAGTTCCAGTCCCCACACATGAAACCTACAACCACCATGTTGTAAAGCAATCAATGCACTGCAGTCACATATTAAGACTTCTAACAGTATTCTTCATTGCATATGAATGGTATAACATTGTATAAATAGAGTGAGAAAGGTGACATGACAAtcagttttatttataaaattttaatttgtggtTATTTATGAACTTCAGTCCTGCAAGACTATATAAACTTGATTAGTTCTTATACAAAAAATGCTTTGAGATTTCCGAGGAAACATAAgcaaaatatttatgaaataggtgAGATAGGTGCAAGTGTATATAGCATCATAAGTATACTCAACTACTATACAATCATATATACAGACTGCGTCTTAAAGGACCATTCAAAAAATGCTGCATACTAGATAGCAAAAGGACCTGTTTCAGGAATCCAGCCCCAAATGCACGAGTAACTTTAAGACGACCTTTCACCCTATCATTGACGATGCAATTCCTATCATCTGGATGCTCATTCTTGATTCTTATAACTTCCTGCAATATTTAGTTGTGATCAAGTTGTAAATTTGAGCTACTTGGTAACAGCTTGTGCTTGTGCAATAATCAAAGTAGACATTGTAAGAGGACTGGTAGACAAATTATACTTTAAAGGACTTAAAACTATATCAGTGTCGAATTATTTAACTTTACCTCTTCAATACTTGTGCTATGATCAGTAGACAACTGCAGTGCAGTCAATCTAAGAGCATCAGCTGGAACCTCAATGGCCATCTCCTTTTCCCTCTTACAGCCATCTACGGACTCCTCAACTATAGCTTCAGCAGCTGACCCAATAACCCCGAGTCCCTTGGATTTTGCACCTGAACTAACTTCTCGAGGTTCATAGTGTGCCACGATTGCCCTACTATCTCCGACATTCATTACATACACATCCTCATCCCTCATCAGGGCAACCAATAAACAAGAACCCATCAATGCAAGCTCTGGATATCGATCAAGAACCTTGTTACTCATATCCAAATAGGCAGCCTCAGTATACTCAAGAGCCCTTGACATTGCCCTCAAAACACTCTCATGGTCAACTGGACCCACCTTCCGCTTCCTGCTACTTCTAATATTCCCATTTTTTTCCTCGCCCACTCCAACGTTCTCATCTAACCCTGCCTTTTCCTCCTTATCTTCCAACCCAAATCTCCAAGAAAACAATTTCCCACCATCCTTACTCCTAACCAACCCATGTTTCAACCTTGACAACAACAAAGACCTTCTACTAGCCCCAGAACTATCCTTATTTACACTAACTGCATCATCAACAGAGAATGCAAACCTCTCGGAACCAGAAAGATCAACCCCGTCCTCCGGATCCTCAGCTAAATACTCCCATAATCTCTTTCTCCTAACCCGAATCTCATCAACATCAAAAGTCACCTTCTTCACATTCACCTCACTATCCGTACCTCCATCCAAACACTCCTCAGTCCCCCGTCCTTCCACCGCATTTACATTCAAATCATCCACATTTCCCACCTCTCCTACATTTCCACTATCCACACAATCCCAAAACAACCCCTCCAATTCCCTAAAAACAGCCTTATACAAATTCCCCATCAAAAACTCGGGCGCATCAGGCCCGTTAAACCCATCATAAATCCCAACAAACAACCAACCATGCTCCTCCGATACAACCACATGCACTCTATCCTCCCCTGCTTTCCCCAGAGCCCATTGCACATCATCAGTCCCAGGCCCCACATCTGACCCCACATTACCATTATCTTTAAAATCATTCCCATTATTATTATCACACTCTTCTTTATTCCGGACAGGCACAACCCAAGGCCGATTTTTCTGAGAAAAATTTCGGCGAAATTTTTTCTTCATTCCATTAATAcccttcattttcttcttttttacaTAAATGCCACCACCCAAAGGCGCCGAGTACGGAACCC
This region includes:
- the LOC108209049 gene encoding protein phosphatase 2C 29 isoform X1, which gives rise to MGSGISQLFPCINPNPKKHPDDVIFSGTEPDETLGHSFCYVRSSTRFLSPTPSDRFVSPFQSLRFSPPRDPTRPEPGFKAISGASVSANTSTPRTVLQLENIYDDATGLVGGSGGVKASIVDGFESTASFRSIPLQPCSGAEPASGFFMSGPIERGAFSGPIEPGGNGGGGGDGVPYSAPLGGGIYVKKKKMKGINGMKKKFRRNFSQKNRPWVVPVRNKEECDNNNGNDFKDNGNVGSDVGPGTDDVQWALGKAGEDRVHVVVSEEHGWLFVGIYDGFNGPDAPEFLMGNLYKAVFRELEGLFWDCVDSGNVGEVGNVDDLNVNAVEGRGTEECLDGGTDSEVNVKKVTFDVDEIRVRRKRLWEYLAEDPEDGVDLSGSERFAFSVDDAVSVNKDSSGASRRSLLLSRLKHGLVRSKDGGKLFSWRFGLEDKEEKAGLDENVGVGEEKNGNIRSSRKRKVGPVDHESVLRAMSRALEYTEAAYLDMSNKVLDRYPELALMGSCLLVALMRDEDVYVMNVGDSRAIVAHYEPREVSSGAKSKGLGVIGSAAEAIVEESVDGCKREKEMAIEVPADALRLTALQLSTDHSTSIEEEVIRIKNEHPDDRNCIVNDRVKGRLKVTRAFGAGFLKQPKLNEALLEMFRNEYIGTAPYLSCSPSLLHHKLRNQDQFLVLSSDGLYQYFSNQEVVSYVECFIEKFPEGDPAQHLIEELLNRAAKKAGMDLHELLDIPHGDRRKYHDDVTVMVISLEGGRIWKSSGKYL
- the LOC108209049 gene encoding protein phosphatase 2C 29 isoform X2, whose protein sequence is MGSGISQLFPCINPNPKKHPDDVIFSGTEPDETLGHSFCYVRSSTRFLSPTPSDRFVSPFQSLRFSPPRDPTRPEPGFKAISGASVSANTSTPRTVLQLENIYDDATGLVGGSGGVKASIVDGFESTASFRSIPLQPCSGAEPASGFFMSGPIERGAFSGPIEPGGNGGGGGDGVPYSAPLGGGIYVKKKKMKGINGMKKKFRRNFSQKNRPWVVPVRNKEECDNNNGNDFKDNGNVGSDVGPGTDDVQWALGKAGEDRVHVVVSEEHGWLFVGIYDGFNGPDAPEFLMGNLYKAVFRELEGLFWDCVDSGNVGEVGNVDDLNVNAVEGRGTEECLDGGTDSEVNVKKVTFDVDEIRVRRKRLWEYLAEDPEDGVDLSGSERFAFSVDDAVSVNKDSSGASRRSLLLSRLKHGLVRSKDGGKLFSWRFGLEDKEEKAGLDENVGVGEEKNGNIRSSRKRKVGPVDHESVLRAMSRALEYTEAAYLDMSNKVLDRYPELALMGSCLLVALMRDEDVYVMNVGDSRAIVAHYEPREVSSGAKSKGLGVIGSAAEAIVEESVDGCKREKEMAIEVPADALRLTALQLSTDHSTSIEEEVIRIKNEHPDDRNCIVNDRVKGRLKVTRAFGAGFLKQVSCVGTGTDD